From the genome of Streptomyces sp. NBC_01304:
ACGACGCCGAAGAATCCGACGGCACCGAGCACGGTCCCGGTCAGCGCGATCCACGCACGGCCGATGCCGCGCCGGGCGTAGTGGATACCCGCCGCGCCGAGGGTGACCGCGAGGGCTCCGGCGATGAACACCAGCGGCAGTACGGCGAATCCGAGCTCGGGCACCCAGACGCCCAGCGCGGACGGCGCGCCGAGAACGAGTGCGGTGGGGCCCAGTGCGACAGCAGGTGCGTCGGCCTGGCTGGGTGCGGTCGGCTCAAGCATGATGTGGTCCCCCTTTTTGAACAGGTTCAAATCACGTTGATCGTACCCCACGGCGGAGAGTCGGACACCTGAACCCCGCACCGGCAGAAGCGAGTTGCGCAAGCCGCGCGACGGATTCCCTGCGGGGCGCGTGATTCTGGCGCGCCCTAGCCGACCCCGCCCGCCGCCTCCGGCTCGACCTCGGAGATCCGGTACGCGTCCAGCGCCGAGGCCCGCTCGTGGTACGGGATGCGGGACAGCCGGGAGACCATCGTCCACATCTTGCGCTCGGCGTCGATGGTGTCGGGGAGCACTAGGGCCTGTCCGGCGGATCTTCGCGGGCCCACGACGCCTGGCACGCACTCTCGCCGCACGCCCGAATCACCCAAGTACGTCCAGTACGAGGGCGATCCGGGCGCACGCCGAGAGCACGCACCAGACGCCGCGGGCTCTTCCGCGAAGATCCGCCGGACAGGCCCTAGGCCGAGGACTCCGACGGTGGCAAGCAGCAGCGGACGGTCGGCACGGTCGGCGGAGGTCAGGGCGAACGCCACCGAGGCGATGACCACGAGGTGGCCGTAGAGCAGGGTGATGAAGAAGTCCACGCTGGTGCGGGCGAGTTCGACCTGGCGGCGCACCTGGTCCGGGACGCAGCCGGTGAGTCCCCACCCCCGGCCGCCGGGCCCATGTGGCCCCTCGAGCAGGATCTAAGCGCACGCCGCCCCGGCCCGCCCGGGCAACGGGGGCAGCCGCCCATCGAATTCTCGGAATGTTACTGAGCGTGAAATTAGGCGCCGAGCTTCTAGTGTGGCGTGCGTCACACATAAGGCCCGACCGGCTTGCAGCAAATTTTGCGCAACCAATCGGAGCATCAGGTTCCAGCTGGTGAGGCACCTGGTCATCGGTCATGGCGCAAAGAAGCATCCGGGTGGCGCGCCATGGCTGCAAACGAACACAAGACCACCTGTGAACAAAGATGCTTAGCAAGAGCAGTGCGGTGCGTGAGAATTTCTTCGACTCCCGTTGCACATCTGGCAGTTGAGCGACGTCTTCTGTTCGGAGGCGCACAGGCGCTCCCGAGGTCTTCAAGGGGGCAGGCCTCGCCCAGACCGGAGGGATCGACCACTCGTGACGATGGTGGAGCTAGCAGGAGATGTACTGATCGCGGCACTCGCGATCCGGGTCTTCGGCCGGGACGCGCTGCGGCTGCTGCGCCGCGCGGCCGCGGCCGGCGTCCGCGTCGGAGTCACCGAACTGGGCCGCGCGGACCGGGGCGAGGTACAGGAGTGAGCCACGGATCCCCGCACACCCAGACCACACGCATGACGCACCTGCCGGTGGACTTCTCGGCCTTCCACCAGATGCACCGCCCCGCCTACGTCCGCTGGGCACACAGCTACCTCGGCCACCGGGCCGACGCCGAGGAAGCCGTCGACGGCGCCTTCGAGCAGCTGCTCAAGGCATGGCCGGCGGTGCTCTCCTCGGAGAACCCGGCCGGGTACGCCTGGACCGTCCTGCGGAACAACACCATCGACGTCTACCGGCGCGGCCGCAGGGCACTGCCCCTGGAGATGGCCGCCTTCGAGACGGCTGCCCTGCTCGGCACCGCCGACCCGATAGGCCAGTTCGAGGAATCCAGCGCGCTGATGGCCGCCGTACGGCAACTCCCCTCGCGCCAGATGGACATCATGATGCTCCTCTACCTGCACGACCTCGGCGTCCGCCAGGTCGCCGACGAACTCGGCATAAGTCCCGCCACGGTCCGCTCCAGCGCCCGCCACGCAAAGCGCCGGCTGCACCAGCTGCTGACCCACCCCGCCCCGGACACCACGGAGGGACACCCCGATGACGTCGCACATTGACGGCCTCCTGGACCGGGCCCAACTGGTCCAACAGCCCTATGCCCAGGCGGAGATCGACGCCGCCGAAGCCCGTCTGGCGGGCCGCGTCGGCGCGGCACTCCCGTGTCCACCCGCACCCTCGCCCCCCACGCAGGGGGTGGGCGTACAGCCGGCCGCGCACCCCGCCTGGCAGGACCTCACCACGCTCTGCGAGACCCTGGTGGCCCAACCGCTGTCGCTGACCAGCCTCCGCCGGTTCCTCGCCCGTGCGCTGCCCGAACCGATCGGCGCCCGGGTCCTCGGCTGCCTGCTGCAACTGGCCGAACGCACGGAATCCGCGCGCTTCTGGTGGCAGTACGCGGCCGGCGCGGGCGACTACGCCGCCACCTACTGCCTCTACCTCCACCACCGCGCGCTCGGCGAGGACCACGTCGCCCACTGGTGGCACACCCAGAGCCACGAGATCGCCCGGCAGACCGACTGGGACACCGTCGACGTCGCCACCGCACTGAGGCTGCTGCGCGCCCTGAAACCGGACGACGCCCGCGTCCCCGAACCCGTGCACGCCGTGCTCGGGTACGTTCCCGCCGCCGTCACCTTCGTCGACGACGACCTCGACCTGCCGCTGCCCGACGAGGACTTCACCGACCGCATCCACGCCCTCACCACCCCGCCCACCGGCCGGCTCCCGGCCTACCGGGGCAGGCCCACACCCCTACCCGAGCGCCGACGCGGAGCCGCCTGGGCCCGGTGGACCAGGCGTACGGACAACACCGTCGCGCCCGCGCCCTCGCATCGCGCCTGAGCAGGGAGACCTCCTACCTCTCAGGTTCGATTGTCAGGACAAACCCTGGACAGCCGCGGTCCTCGATGCGAGGTTGGGGTGCATGCGTATCGGACTCATCGGGACAGGCCGCATCGGTTCTTTTCACGCCGCGACGCTGGAGCGGCACCCGGCGGTGGAGGCGCTCGTCGTCGCCGACGCGGAGGCGGAACGGGCCGCGGAGCTCGCACGGCGAGTGGGGGCGACGGCGGTCGGGAGCGTGGCGGAGGTGTTCTCCGCCGGGCTCGACGCGGTGGTGATCACCGCGGCCACGGCGGCGCATGCCGAGCTGATCGGGCGGGCCGCGCGGGCCGGCCTCCCGACGTTCTGCGAGAAGCCGATCGCCCTCGATCTGGCGGGTACGCTGACGGCGCTCGGCGAGGTGGAGGCTGCGGGGTCGATCCTCCAACTGGGCTTTCAGCGGCGGTTCGACGCGGGGTACGCGGCCGCGCGGGCCGCGGTGCGCTCCGGGCGACTGGGGCGGCTGCACACGGTGCGGGCGAACTCCTCGGACCCGGCGCCGCCGCCGGCCGGGTATCTGCCGCTGTCCGGGGGGCTCTACCGGGACTGCCTGGTGCACGACTTCGACATGCTGCGCTGGGTGACCGGGCGCGAGGTGGTCGAGGTGTGCGCGGCCGGGTCGGACGCGGGGCCCGCGATGTTCCGCGAGGCCGACGACGTGGACACGGCCGCGGTGCTGCTCACTTTGGAGGGCGGGCTGCTCGCCACGGCCACGGCCACGCGGTGCAACGGCGCGGGGTACGACGTGCGGATGGAGCTCGCGGGAGATCTGGACCAGGTGGGCGTGGGCTGGGACGAGCGGACGCCGGTCGCCTCCGTCGAGCCGACGGGGCCGGCCCGCCCGGACAAGCCGTGGACCGGGTTCCTGGAACGGTTCGCGCCCGCCTACGAGGCGGAGCTCGCGGCGTTCGTCGAGCTGGTGCGCGGCGAGCGGGACAACCCCTGCGACGGCCGCGAGGCGCTGCAGGCGCTGCGGATCGCGGAGGCGTGCGAACTCTCGCGGCGGGAGGGGCGTTCGGTGCGGCTCGAGGAGATCGCCGGAGGGTGAGGGGCAGGTCCGCCGGTACGTTCCTGAGCATCGCCCCTACCCCGCGGTGAGCACCGTCCCCTGGGCCACCGCGCACAGGGTCTCGGTTCCCGAGCCGTCGTCGGTGACGAGGTCGCAGCGGACCACTGCCTGCCGGCGTCCGCCGTGCACCACTTCGGCACGGGCGATCAGGGTGGCGCCCTGCGCGGGGCGCACGTACTGGATGGAGAAGCCGGAGGTGAGCACGGCCGGGCCGAGGACGGCCCCGGCGGCGAAGGTGAGGGCGTTGTCGGCCGCGTACGACAGGACTCCGCCGTGCAGGAAGCCGTTCTGCTGCAGGAGTTCCGTGCGGATGTCGACCTCGAGGGTGGCGCCGCGGTCGCCGAAGGCGGTGATGCGGGCCTTGAGCAGACGGCTGAACGGCTGGGCGTCCAGGGCCTGTTCGGCGGTGGAGAGATCAAGTCCGGTCATCGGGTACGCCTCCCAGCGCGGCCAGTACCGCGCGCAGTGCGGCCCGCTCCCCGGGGAGCGGGCCGGTGACGGTGTGGGCCTCGGTCCAGGGTGAGGGCCGGGCTCCGGGGTCCTGCTGAAGGATCTTCTCGTGCACCGCGCGGAAGGACGCCACCGGGTCCTTGTCCGCGAGCCGGTCGAAGCGCTGCGTCAACTCCCGTACGGCGCCTGCCAGATCGACGGCCGGGAAGACCACGGCACCGGCCGAGGCCCGCTCCTGGGCCGCGTACTCGTCCTGCCAGAACGTCCACCGCCAGCCGTCCCAGCCGGGCAGGGCGCGGGCCCCCGCCTGCCCCTCCAGGTTCTCGCCGGTCCAGGCCGCGACGGTGCGGCGCACCCGGTCGACGTGGACGCCGCACTGCGGAACGGCGCCGAACTCGCGCAGCCGGGCCTCCCGGGGCACCTCCCGCACGAGCCCGGGGCCCCGGTGGAGGAGGTCGAGCACGGACTCCACCCACAGGGCGTAGCCCCGCGCACCCTGCTCGTCAACCACGGAGAGCGAGACCGCGAAGTCGTGCTCGTCCGGCTCGGCGGGGGCGAGCGGGCCCATGTCCCGTGGTCCGGCGGCCGATCCGCCGCCCGGACCGTCGCCGGCGGTGCGTACGACGGCCCGGTCCACGCCCACGTGGGCCGCGATGTCCTCCAGACCGTCGTACGCCCAGCGGATCTCCCACCCCGGCCAGGTGCGGGCCAGCACGGCGAGCAGGGCGGTCCGGTGGGCGAAGCCGTCCAGATGGATGGTGAACAGGAGCAGCTGCCGCGCGTCGTGGTCGACCAGGGCCGCGCCCTCGCACCACACGTCGTCGAGCCAGTCGTCCCGCTCGACCTCGTGCTGGGCGCGGATGAACCGCGTCGTGCTCGCCGGGCCGTCGAGCAGGTCGACGTCGAGGCGGTTCGCACCCCAGTGGGAGTAGTGGAGCCGCCAGCCGCCGCCCTCGACCAGGACGTAGTTCGTACGCTGCCCCATCGTGCCCCTCTCCGCGCGGCCCGTCGTCCACCGGCCGGTGGGCGCATGGCCTGACCTGTCGCCGTCCGGGTGCGTGCGGGACCCTGCCCCGGCAGGATCGGGGCATGGCGACACAACCAAGGATCGTGGAGCGCCCGGAGCAGCCCTTCGTGGGGGTCCGGGGCAAGGTCACCTGGACGACGTTCGGGCAGCTCGCGGACCGGCTCCCGGAGATCGTGGGTTGGCTGGCGGAGCGCGGGGTCGCGCCGGCGGACGGGCCCTTCTTCAAGTACGACGTCATCGATCCGTCCGACCAGGAGCGGGACTTCGAGGTGGTGGCGGGGGTGCCGGTCGACGAGCGGGTGCGCCTCGACGGGACCGGCGGCACCGATCTGTTCGCAGGAACGCTGCCGGGCGGACGCTATGTGGCCCTCACCCATGTGGGACACCCGGACGAGCTGGCCGGGGTGGCGAGGACCGCGCTGAAGTGGGCGCATGCCAAGGGTCTGGAACTCGACATGACGCAGTCGGCGGCCGGTGAGGTGTGGGGGTGCCGGCTCGAGAGCTACAAGACGGATCCGCGGAGAGAGCCCGATCTGCACAAGTGGGAGACGGAGTTGGCGTTTCGGCTGCGGGACTAGGTCCTGGGTTCGGGGGCTGCGCGGGCTGGGGGCCCGCGCCGCAGTGGGCCGTCCGGCCGCTCAGCTGAGATGCGCCACCAGCGTCACCGTGGTCCCGGCCGCGTCCACCACGACCTCGAACCGGTCGGCGAGGGCGCGGGCCAGCCACAGGCCACGGCCGTGCTCGGCCTCGTCGGCGGCGGGCAGGCTCCCGGGCGGGGTCGGGGCGGTGAAGCCCGGCCCTTGGTCGGCGATGCTGCAACGCAGGCCGCCGTCCGCCCGGTCGAGCAGGATGCGGCCCTTGCCCCCGCCGTGCACGATGGCGTTGCTCGCCACCTCGTGCACGGCGAGCACGAAGTCGCTGAGCCGGGGGTCGCTGAGCCCGGCGTCCTCGGAGCGCCGACTCACCAGATGCCGCAGCAGCGCCAAGTCGGCGGCCACGAAGGGGAGTTCGAGCAGGGCCGTCACGCCTCGCGGCGCGGGAACCGGAGAGCCGTTGGCGCCAGGAGGGTGACCGCCCGCGCCATGCCTGTTGCCGGCACGGTCACTGCTGCCGGCACGGTCTCTGTCGCCGGCACGGCCGCTCTCGCTGTCGCTGTCGCTGCCGCTGTCGCTGTCGCGCCGGAGGATTTCCATGCCGGATCACCCTTCGCCCAGGACGAGTTGCGGGACCTGCGTCGCTCCGCACAGCCGCAGGACCTTGGCCTGCAGCGGCCGGCAGCGGACCTCGACCTGCCGGGCCTCCGGGAGGCCGACGGCGAGCCGGACCAGCAGGCCGGCGCTGTGCGCGTCGAGGAAACACAGCTCGGTGAGGTCGAGCACAGTGGCCGCGCCGGGGACGCGAAGGACCGCGTGGAGCGCCGTGTCGAACGCGTCGCGGGTGGCGAGGTCGGCGTCCCCCGCGAGGCGCAGGCCGTCGTCGGTGCGGCTGATGTCCAGGGCGCCGAGCCGGTGCAGGACCCGCTTGGGGTGGGCGACGCACATCCGGTCGATCAGCGCGTCGTCGAAGGCGCGCCGGTCGTACTCACAGATGGCCGTGAACCCGATGTCGGCGAAGAGCGGGGTGAGCCCGGCCTCGTAGTCGACGAGCAGGTCGTGGTCGACGCCCGGGTCGGCCGCCCAGCCCATGTCACCGAGGGCCCGGACACCCGAAAAGCCTTCTCGGCGGGCGCTGTTGGTGACCTCGACCCAGGTCTGGGCGCGCGCGACGGGGTCGAACCCGGACTCCGGGTCGTACCCCGGCACCTCATTGATCACGACGAGGCGTCCGGCCGCGATCGCCTCCTCGGCCGGCAGCCCGCAGGCGGCGAGCTGCTCGGCCGCGACGGCGGCGGTGGTGGCCGGGTCGGTGAAGAACATGACCCGCTCGCCACGGGCGAGGCCGATGTCGGCGTACGTGGCCCGGATCTCCCAGCGGGCCTCGTCGTCGTCGAAGCCCAGGCAGGCGTGGTCGCCGGCGGTCACCCGGGTGACCGAGAGCGTGCCTGCTGCGGAACTGCTGCTCATGGTCATCGAACGTAGGGGCCGCGCTGCGGCGCGAGCCATCGGTGACCGATGTTGCCTGAAGTCGCCCCGGCTTCGATCAACTGGGGACCACTTCTGCCTGTTCGGGGCGGACCCTAACCGTCCAGGAGTCCCGCGTCGTGGGCCAACAGGGCGATCTGGACCCGGTTGTTGAGATCGAGTTTGGTCAGGATGCGCGAGACGTGCGCCTTGACCGTGGCCACGCTCATATACAGCTCGGCCGCGATCTCGGCATTCGCCAGGCCCCGGCCGACCGCCACCGCCACATCGCGCTCGCGCGGGTTCAGAGCGTCGGTCCTGGTACGTGCCGTCACCTGCCGGGTGTCCGGCTCGGCGCCCGCCGCATGGGACATCAACTGGCGCGTGACGGTCGGCGACAGCACCGGATCGCCGGCCGCGACGCGGCGTACTGCGTCGACGATCTGGGCGGGCGGGGTGTCCTTGAGCACGAACCCGGCGGCGCCCGCGCGCAGCGCCCGCAGGACCTGCTCATCGGCATGGAAGGTGGTGAGGACGACGACCTCGGGGGCGTCCTTGCGGGCGCGCAGCCGCGCGGTGGCGGTGATGCCGTCGATCGACGGCATCCGGATGTCCATCAGTACGACGTCGGGACGGGTACGGTCCACCAACTCGGGCACCTCTGAGCCGTCGGAGGCCTCACCGACGATCTCGATGTCGTCCGCGCCGCCCATCATCAAGGAGAGGCCCGCGCGGACCAGTGGATCGTCGTCGACGAGGAGCAGCCGGATCGCAGTCATGCGCAAACGGTAGCCAGCCGACGAACCACGGACCGCACCCGCCCCCGCGGCACTGCGGGTCCTGGCGTGAACATATCTGTTACAGCGAAAACAGATATCGAAGCCACACGCTGTGAGAGTTTCTTGTCCGACCGGCTGAGCCGAATTATCCGCCACATAAAGTCGATCGCGCCGTGCTACTGTCGACTCAGTTGCAGTTGTGGTTCCCAAAACTTCAAGTGCCCCCATCGACATTCCATGCCGGTGGGAGCACTTTTGTATTTCCGGCAATTTTTCCGGGTGGGGTAATCATCGCAGTGACGCGGAGTTCGCACAGTGCGACTCCGGGAAATGCCCCGAAGGAGATTCAATATGGCTGCCGGTACCGTGAAGTGGTTCAACGCGGAAAAGGGCTTCGGCTTCATCGAGCAGGACGGCGGCGGCCCGGACGTCTTCGCCCACTACTCGAACATCGCCGCCCAGGGCTTCCGCGAGCTGCTCGAGGGCCAGAAGGTGACCTTCGACATCGCGCAGGGCCAGAAGGGCCCGACGGCCGAGAACATCGTTCCCGCCTGACGCCCACGCGTACATAACAGCTGGGGCCCGCACCTTGGGGTGCGGGCCCCAGCTCGTTGCATTTCTGGACAATTCAATTGACTCGTTCTCGCGATTCCCGTGCCACTCGTCCACCGGGAATTCCTTGATACGTGTCGTATCAAGGAAGGTTCCACTTGAACCACACGCGCACGAACGAGCGATTTTCCCGCAACCGATCCGGTGGTACGTCCCGCCGTCGACCGACCGCGCCACGGGGCGAGTTCGCCCCGCCGGTGACGGTCACCCCCGCACTTCCCGCCGTCGACGCGTTCGCCGAGCTGGCCTTGGAGCCGCAGCTGCTCGCCGCGCTCACCGCACAGGGCGTGACCGCCCCCTTCCCCATCCAGGCGGCGACCCTGCCGAACTCCCTTGCGGGGCGGGACGTCCTCGGCCGGGGACGTACGGGCTCGGGCAAGACCCTCGCCTTCGGCCTCGCCCTGCTGGCCCGTACCGCCGGCCTGCGCGCCGAACCTCGGCAGCCGTTGGCGCTGATCCTCGTCCCCACCCGCGAGCTCGCCCAACAGGTCACCGACGCGCTCACCCCGTACGCCCGCGCCGTGCGGCTGCGGCTGGCCACGGTGGTCGGCGGAATGTCGATCGGCAGGCAGGCCAGTGTCCTGCGCGGCGGCGCGGAGGTCGTCGTGGCGACTCCGGGCCGGCTCAAGGACCTCATCGACCGTGGCGAATGCCGGCTTGACCAGGTCGGCATCACCGTCCTCGACGAGGCCGACCAGATGGCGGACATGGGATTCATGCCCCAAGTGACCGCGCTCCTGGACCAAGTGCGCCCCGAGGGCCAGCGGATGCTGTTCTCCGCCACCCTGGACCGCAACGTCGACCTGCTGGTCCGCCGCTACCTGAGCGACCCGGTGGTGCACTCCGTCGACCCGTCCGCGGGCGCGGTCACCACGATGGAGCATCACCTGCTCCATGTGCACGGCGCCGACAAGGACCGGGCAACGACCGAGATCGCGGCCCGCGACGGCCGGGTGATCATGTTCCTGGACACCAAGCACGCCGTCGACCGGCTGACCGAGCACCTGCTGAACAGCGGGGTGCGCGCCGCGGCCCTGCACGGCGGCAAGTCCCAGCCGCAGCGCACCCGGACCCTGTCCCAGTTCAAGTCCGGTCATGTGACGGTGCTGGTCGCGACGAACGTCGCGGCACGCGGTATCCACGTCGACAACCTCGATCTGGTCGTCAACGTCGATCCGCCCGGCGACCACAAGGACTACCTGCACCGCGGCGGCCGCACCGCGCGCGCCGGCCAGTCGGGCTGCGTCGTCACGCTGGTGACACCCAGTCAGCGCCGGGGCATGAGCCGCCTGATGGCCACGGCCGGCATCGTGCCGCAGGTTTCGCAAGTGCGGTCCGGAGAAGCCGAGTTGAGTCGCATCACCGGCGCCCAGGCCCCGTCGGGCGTCCCCGTCACCATCAGCGCACCGGTCGCCGAACGCACCCGGCGCGGCACCTTCGGCCCCGGGCGGGGGCGTCGCGGCCGCGGAGCACCGAACCGGCGCCCCGGTCAGGCGTCACGCAGTGCGGCACGACAGCAAGGCGCCGGTGAAGCAGCCGCGTAGAGCGGCGTGATCAGGCGCTTCACCCACCGCGTCACCCACCACGCAGGAGGCACTCTTTGGCCCCGTTCCAGCTTCACCGGATCGCGGCAGGCGCCGCACCCCACGCCCCGTCCGCCGTCGACATCGCGGACGCCACCGGCCCTCAGGTGTGGGCGGACATGACCGTCGAGGTGGCCCTGTCCGTCATGGCCGCCGCGCAGGCCGGACACCTGGTTCTGTGCGACGCGGACGGCCGCCGCACGGGGTTGATCACCCAGGCCCGACTCAGCGGCGTACGCAACCGTCCTTCGTACACGGACCGGGTCCGCCTGGCGGACATCGTCGACGAAGACCGGACAGCGGCGAACGCCGCTCCCGGCGCCCTCGCCGCGTCCCACTGACCGGTCCACCCTGGTCCCGCCCGACCTCGCCCTGCTCCGCCCACTCCCCCGAGACTGTGAGGCACCATGCGCTGCGTCATCGCCCGCTTCCCCTTCGAACTCACCAAGAGCGGGGTGGTCGCCTCGATGAAGGGCGTCAAGCCCGAGCCGGTCACGGGCGAGTCCGTCCGCATCGGCCGCCGCGACTACCCGGTCAAGCAGGTGGGCGAGGTCATCACCCGGCAGGACCGCCGCGACTTCACCGCCGGGGAGGTCGTCCGGGCCATGACCCGCCTCGGCTTCGCCTGCCGCGCCGTGCCCGCGGCCGTCCCCGCCCGCGCGCTGACGCCGCTCCAGACCGCATCGGCCCTGCTTGGTGCGTCCTCGGCCGCGTAACCGCCCGCGTAACCGGGGAGACGGGGAACGCCTCGTACCCAAGAAGAACCGAAGCAGAACCGAAGACGAAGCCCGAGGGCCCCGTCGGCACACGCCGACGGGGCCCTCGGGCTGTCACGCGACCCCCGCACCGGAGGAGTTCGAGGCCCCAAATTACCTCCGCCTCGAGCACTCAGAAATCTATGCTCGCCAGAGTAGACATTGGGCTATCGCGTGGCTAGAGTTCCCTTCATCGACAAGGTCAGACGAGGCCCGGCAGAGACGAACTGGCGGGTAGAAGTATGTGAAGTTCGCAGGTCAGCGCGGTTGTGGAGTTCCGAAGCCAAGCAGTTCCCAGGACGGCGACGGGGCTGGCGCCCGCGCTGGGCGGCCCGCGGGTTCAGGGGCTGCCATCGGCAGGAGAGTACGAAGAAGTACCGAGGAAGAACGGAGGATGCAAACGCCATCAGGATCGCCCGGGCGAGGAGGAATCACCCCGGGTACCGCAAGACCCCAGAATGGAAGGTGGTCCTCGGTCACGCATCCGCGATCCCCGCGCTCCCGGCCTTTTACGGGCCGGGCGGCGGAAAACAGAAGGTCGGCGCAGCAGTAGGCCCGGCCGATGGTGTTGAATTTCCTTCGGGGCCCTGGTGCCGTACGGCACCAGGGCCCCTCGACGCGTTGTTGCATAACGAGGTGACATGACAGCAGATACCCCGCTCAGCGGTCGTCTGGACGACGACGACTACCCCGCCTACACGATGGGCCGAGCCGCCGAGATGCTCGGCACCACCCCCGGCTTCCTGCGTGCCATCGG
Proteins encoded in this window:
- a CDS encoding PaaI family thioesterase, with amino-acid sequence MTGLDLSTAEQALDAQPFSRLLKARITAFGDRGATLEVDIRTELLQQNGFLHGGVLSYAADNALTFAAGAVLGPAVLTSGFSIQYVRPAQGATLIARAEVVHGGRRQAVVRCDLVTDDGSGTETLCAVAQGTVLTAG
- a CDS encoding Gfo/Idh/MocA family protein — protein: MRIGLIGTGRIGSFHAATLERHPAVEALVVADAEAERAAELARRVGATAVGSVAEVFSAGLDAVVITAATAAHAELIGRAARAGLPTFCEKPIALDLAGTLTALGEVEAAGSILQLGFQRRFDAGYAAARAAVRSGRLGRLHTVRANSSDPAPPPAGYLPLSGGLYRDCLVHDFDMLRWVTGREVVEVCAAGSDAGPAMFREADDVDTAAVLLTLEGGLLATATATRCNGAGYDVRMELAGDLDQVGVGWDERTPVASVEPTGPARPDKPWTGFLERFAPAYEAELAAFVELVRGERDNPCDGREALQALRIAEACELSRREGRSVRLEEIAGG
- a CDS encoding ATP-binding protein — its product is MEILRRDSDSGSDSDSESGRAGDRDRAGSSDRAGNRHGAGGHPPGANGSPVPAPRGVTALLELPFVAADLALLRHLVSRRSEDAGLSDPRLSDFVLAVHEVASNAIVHGGGKGRILLDRADGGLRCSIADQGPGFTAPTPPGSLPAADEAEHGRGLWLARALADRFEVVVDAAGTTVTLVAHLS
- a CDS encoding GyrI-like domain-containing protein, producing MATQPRIVERPEQPFVGVRGKVTWTTFGQLADRLPEIVGWLAERGVAPADGPFFKYDVIDPSDQERDFEVVAGVPVDERVRLDGTGGTDLFAGTLPGGRYVALTHVGHPDELAGVARTALKWAHAKGLELDMTQSAAGEVWGCRLESYKTDPRREPDLHKWETELAFRLRD
- a CDS encoding DEAD/DEAH box helicase, with translation MNHTRTNERFSRNRSGGTSRRRPTAPRGEFAPPVTVTPALPAVDAFAELALEPQLLAALTAQGVTAPFPIQAATLPNSLAGRDVLGRGRTGSGKTLAFGLALLARTAGLRAEPRQPLALILVPTRELAQQVTDALTPYARAVRLRLATVVGGMSIGRQASVLRGGAEVVVATPGRLKDLIDRGECRLDQVGITVLDEADQMADMGFMPQVTALLDQVRPEGQRMLFSATLDRNVDLLVRRYLSDPVVHSVDPSAGAVTTMEHHLLHVHGADKDRATTEIAARDGRVIMFLDTKHAVDRLTEHLLNSGVRAAALHGGKSQPQRTRTLSQFKSGHVTVLVATNVAARGIHVDNLDLVVNVDPPGDHKDYLHRGGRTARAGQSGCVVTLVTPSQRRGMSRLMATAGIVPQVSQVRSGEAELSRITGAQAPSGVPVTISAPVAERTRRGTFGPGRGRRGRGAPNRRPGQASRSAARQQGAGEAAA
- a CDS encoding SCO5918 family protein, which gives rise to MRCVIARFPFELTKSGVVASMKGVKPEPVTGESVRIGRRDYPVKQVGEVITRQDRRDFTAGEVVRAMTRLGFACRAVPAAVPARALTPLQTASALLGASSAA
- a CDS encoding RNA polymerase sigma factor; translated protein: MTHLPVDFSAFHQMHRPAYVRWAHSYLGHRADAEEAVDGAFEQLLKAWPAVLSSENPAGYAWTVLRNNTIDVYRRGRRALPLEMAAFETAALLGTADPIGQFEESSALMAAVRQLPSRQMDIMMLLYLHDLGVRQVADELGISPATVRSSARHAKRRLHQLLTHPAPDTTEGHPDDVAH
- a CDS encoding response regulator transcription factor, giving the protein MTAIRLLLVDDDPLVRAGLSLMMGGADDIEIVGEASDGSEVPELVDRTRPDVVLMDIRMPSIDGITATARLRARKDAPEVVVLTTFHADEQVLRALRAGAAGFVLKDTPPAQIVDAVRRVAAGDPVLSPTVTRQLMSHAAGAEPDTRQVTARTRTDALNPRERDVAVAVGRGLANAEIAAELYMSVATVKAHVSRILTKLDLNNRVQIALLAHDAGLLDG
- a CDS encoding CBS domain-containing protein, with protein sequence MAPFQLHRIAAGAAPHAPSAVDIADATGPQVWADMTVEVALSVMAAAQAGHLVLCDADGRRTGLITQARLSGVRNRPSYTDRVRLADIVDEDRTAANAAPGALAASH
- a CDS encoding MEDS domain-containing protein, with translation MSSSSAAGTLSVTRVTAGDHACLGFDDDEARWEIRATYADIGLARGERVMFFTDPATTAAVAAEQLAACGLPAEEAIAAGRLVVINEVPGYDPESGFDPVARAQTWVEVTNSARREGFSGVRALGDMGWAADPGVDHDLLVDYEAGLTPLFADIGFTAICEYDRRAFDDALIDRMCVAHPKRVLHRLGALDISRTDDGLRLAGDADLATRDAFDTALHAVLRVPGAATVLDLTELCFLDAHSAGLLVRLAVGLPEARQVEVRCRPLQAKVLRLCGATQVPQLVLGEG
- a CDS encoding cold-shock protein; amino-acid sequence: MAAGTVKWFNAEKGFGFIEQDGGGPDVFAHYSNIAAQGFRELLEGQKVTFDIAQGQKGPTAENIVPA